One part of the Sorangiineae bacterium MSr11954 genome encodes these proteins:
- the queD gene encoding 6-carboxytetrahydropterin synthase QueD, which translates to MNVEIFKEFRFESAHRLPNTPEGHKCRRLHGHSFRVEIHIEGPLVEPEGWVADFADITEAFAPLHARLDHRYLNEIEGLENPTSENLARWIWDHLKPGLGSLSHVVVRETCTSGCIYRGK; encoded by the coding sequence ATCAACGTGGAGATCTTCAAAGAGTTTCGGTTCGAGTCCGCGCATCGTCTGCCGAACACCCCCGAGGGACACAAGTGCCGGAGGTTGCACGGTCACTCGTTTCGGGTGGAGATCCACATCGAGGGGCCGCTGGTGGAGCCGGAGGGTTGGGTGGCCGACTTCGCCGACATCACCGAGGCCTTCGCGCCCCTGCATGCGCGGCTCGATCATCGCTATTTGAACGAAATCGAGGGGCTCGAGAACCCCACGAGCGAGAACCTGGCGCGCTGGATCTGGGACCACCTCAAGCCGGGGCTCGGCAGCTTGAGCCACGTGGTGGTGCGCGAGACCTGCACGTCCGGTTGCATTTATCGTGGCAAGTAG
- a CDS encoding dihydroneopterin aldolase, producing the protein MDERTTLADARQRLRHVFIRDLMVPCFIGVPAPEREQAQRLRINLDLAVREEPGPLADELHSVVDYEKIVKKTRACVRNAHVKLLETLAEQIMAICLEDARVHLARVRLEKLDVFPDSTAGIEIERHGAALGTPDLQRRAEPG; encoded by the coding sequence ATGGATGAACGAACGACATTGGCCGACGCACGGCAAAGGCTCCGTCACGTGTTCATTCGTGACCTGATGGTCCCTTGTTTCATCGGTGTGCCCGCGCCCGAGCGCGAGCAGGCGCAGCGATTGCGGATCAACCTCGATCTGGCGGTGCGCGAGGAGCCCGGACCTTTGGCCGACGAGCTTCACTCGGTGGTCGACTATGAAAAGATCGTCAAGAAGACGCGCGCGTGCGTTCGCAATGCGCATGTCAAGCTGCTCGAGACCTTGGCCGAGCAAATCATGGCCATTTGCTTGGAGGACGCGCGCGTTCACCTTGCGCGGGTCCGGCTCGAGAAGCTGGACGTTTTTCCGGATTCGACGGCGGGCATCGAGATCGAGCGCCACGGTGCGGCGCTCGGGACGCCCGACCTTCAACGCAGGGCGGAGCCTGGCTGA
- a CDS encoding efflux RND transporter permease subunit: MIARCVLGCARHPWLVLVVALLVAAGGELARRGLADDVVPNLSDPQIGVVADWMGHGAPEVAAKVTSVLTDALHDLPGVTAVRGSTMSGMAYVDVVLDGKAGLDAVHRAVRERAETARAKLPSDVRVQVGPPASSTGWVFAYALVAPAHVSSLHKMRRFQDEVLRPALLAIPGVAEVATVGGGVQQARIDLKPNEMRERGVAFTDLVAALKPAFAAGGGMANPEELGGITVRADEDGPIHVRDVARLHLTDDMPTGLADVGGSRAVAGIVIARPDANVGQLVRDVQRTLDRERVHLPRRPSDPGMIDPGVSTEIQLVTVYDRSDLASRVHHTLLAALGEEVAVVVVIILVFLLHWRSALVPLVTLPMVLLLTFAGMWIAGVPAAIMSLGGIGIALGIAVDAEVVALEASHRRLETLVAPSREARRFAIVAAVQRFAPAILTSLMITSLSFLPVFTFTGETGRLLYPLALTKTLVVASAAVVTLTVAPALRELLLRGKVRPEFENPLTRGLVRLYRPFVRFALARPAFTLVTAALAVLSCIPLLPKLGGEFLPRIDEGDLLYMPTAQPGVPPAQAAVHLSWQDRALREVPEVETVFGKVGRADTGTDPAPYAMAETIVRLRPRSEWPTLERTRWYSTWAPEPVRRLLRHVWPERTPRTYAELVEELDRAARLPGWTSAWTAPARARMDMLATGVRTPAGLRIVSPDPQRLDALGTELRSVLSHVPGTRSAVFESQGGETWLGFEPDPEALARHGVAPAALQETIDLLASGGTLGEIEHEHRRLRARIGPEAHKDDHGPADEWRTITVRSSAPPARPGEPPAAKTAGAEGQPVPLSLLGRPSYMTRPAVLRTERGELVAYVYVDLEAGIDVERYVESAQLEVNRVLERSDVRLATGERIEWTGQYTLLAAGKRRLGWIVPMVLVSMFALLWLQFRNAVEAAIVLVSVPFALVGSFWTLFLLSYPLSAPVWVGLLSTVGLAMQTGVVMVVYIDEAFHRRLREGRLKTREDIVEAHAEGTVRRLRPKIMTIATMAASLLPLLWTEGPGADVMKRVAAPMLGGLATSTALTLEVLPVIYTIWRYHQLRRTNYFKYLNLEASRATHVRA; the protein is encoded by the coding sequence ATGATCGCCCGCTGCGTTCTCGGGTGCGCGCGCCATCCGTGGCTCGTGCTGGTGGTGGCGCTCCTGGTGGCGGCGGGCGGCGAGCTCGCGCGGCGCGGCCTGGCCGACGACGTCGTGCCCAACCTGTCCGATCCGCAGATTGGGGTGGTCGCCGATTGGATGGGCCACGGCGCCCCCGAGGTCGCGGCCAAGGTCACCTCCGTGCTGACCGACGCGCTCCACGATCTGCCGGGGGTCACCGCCGTGCGCGGCTCGACCATGTCGGGCATGGCGTACGTGGACGTCGTGCTCGACGGAAAAGCCGGCCTCGATGCGGTGCACCGCGCGGTGCGCGAGCGCGCCGAGACCGCGCGCGCCAAGCTGCCGTCCGACGTTCGCGTGCAAGTGGGGCCGCCCGCCTCGAGCACGGGGTGGGTCTTCGCGTACGCCCTGGTCGCGCCGGCGCACGTCAGCTCGCTGCACAAGATGCGAAGGTTTCAAGACGAGGTGCTCCGCCCCGCGCTGCTCGCGATCCCGGGCGTGGCGGAGGTGGCCACGGTGGGCGGCGGCGTGCAGCAGGCGCGCATCGATCTCAAGCCCAACGAAATGCGTGAGCGCGGGGTGGCGTTCACCGACCTGGTGGCCGCGCTGAAGCCGGCCTTCGCCGCGGGCGGCGGCATGGCCAACCCCGAGGAGCTCGGGGGCATCACCGTGCGCGCGGACGAAGACGGCCCGATCCACGTGCGCGACGTGGCCAGGCTGCACCTCACCGACGATATGCCCACGGGCCTGGCCGACGTGGGCGGATCGCGCGCGGTGGCCGGCATCGTCATCGCGCGGCCCGACGCCAACGTCGGTCAGCTCGTGCGCGACGTTCAGCGCACCCTCGACCGCGAGCGCGTTCACCTTCCGCGACGCCCCAGCGATCCCGGGATGATCGATCCCGGCGTGTCGACCGAGATCCAGCTCGTCACCGTGTACGACCGGAGCGATCTGGCCAGCCGCGTGCACCACACCTTGCTCGCCGCGCTGGGCGAAGAGGTGGCGGTGGTGGTGGTGATCATCCTCGTCTTCCTGCTCCACTGGCGAAGCGCCCTCGTTCCGCTGGTCACCTTGCCCATGGTGCTCCTGCTCACCTTCGCGGGCATGTGGATCGCGGGGGTGCCCGCCGCGATCATGAGCTTGGGCGGCATCGGGATCGCGCTCGGCATCGCGGTGGACGCCGAGGTGGTGGCGCTCGAAGCCTCGCACCGCCGGCTGGAGACCTTGGTGGCGCCGAGCCGCGAAGCGCGGCGCTTCGCGATCGTGGCCGCCGTGCAGAGGTTCGCGCCCGCCATCCTCACGTCCTTGATGATCACGAGCTTGTCGTTCCTCCCGGTCTTCACCTTCACCGGCGAGACCGGCCGCCTGCTCTACCCGCTGGCGCTCACCAAGACCCTGGTGGTCGCTTCGGCCGCCGTGGTCACCCTCACGGTGGCCCCCGCGCTGCGCGAGCTCCTGCTGCGCGGCAAGGTGAGGCCGGAGTTCGAGAACCCGCTCACGCGCGGCCTCGTCCGTCTGTATCGCCCGTTCGTTCGATTTGCGCTGGCGCGGCCGGCCTTCACCTTGGTGACCGCGGCGTTGGCCGTGCTCTCGTGCATCCCGCTCCTGCCCAAGCTGGGCGGCGAGTTCCTCCCGCGCATCGACGAGGGCGATCTGCTCTACATGCCGACCGCGCAGCCCGGGGTGCCGCCCGCGCAAGCCGCCGTGCACCTCTCCTGGCAAGACCGGGCTCTCCGCGAGGTCCCCGAGGTCGAGACCGTGTTCGGCAAGGTGGGCCGCGCGGACACCGGCACCGATCCCGCGCCCTACGCCATGGCCGAGACCATCGTGCGCCTTCGCCCGCGCTCCGAGTGGCCAACCCTCGAACGAACGCGCTGGTACTCGACCTGGGCGCCCGAGCCCGTGCGCCGCCTGCTCCGCCATGTGTGGCCCGAGCGAACGCCGCGCACCTACGCGGAGCTGGTGGAGGAGCTCGATCGCGCGGCGCGCCTGCCCGGCTGGACGAGCGCATGGACGGCCCCTGCCCGCGCGCGCATGGATATGCTGGCCACCGGCGTGCGCACCCCCGCGGGGCTTCGCATCGTATCGCCCGATCCCCAGAGGCTCGACGCGCTCGGGACGGAGCTGCGAAGCGTGCTGTCGCACGTGCCGGGAACGCGCAGCGCGGTCTTCGAGTCGCAAGGGGGCGAGACGTGGCTCGGCTTCGAGCCGGATCCCGAGGCGCTCGCGCGCCATGGCGTGGCCCCCGCAGCGCTGCAAGAGACGATCGACCTCCTTGCCTCCGGGGGCACCCTCGGCGAGATCGAGCACGAGCACCGGCGCCTGCGGGCGCGCATCGGCCCCGAAGCGCACAAGGACGATCATGGTCCGGCCGATGAGTGGCGCACCATCACGGTGCGATCCTCGGCGCCGCCCGCGCGCCCTGGCGAGCCGCCCGCGGCAAAGACCGCCGGCGCGGAAGGTCAGCCCGTCCCGCTTTCGCTGCTCGGCCGGCCGTCGTACATGACGCGTCCCGCCGTTCTGCGCACCGAGCGCGGCGAGCTGGTCGCCTACGTCTATGTCGACCTCGAGGCGGGGATCGACGTGGAGCGTTACGTCGAGAGCGCGCAGCTGGAGGTGAATCGCGTGCTCGAACGGAGCGACGTGCGCCTCGCCACCGGCGAGCGCATCGAGTGGACGGGACAGTACACGTTGCTGGCGGCCGGAAAGCGACGCCTCGGGTGGATCGTGCCCATGGTCCTCGTCTCCATGTTCGCGCTGCTCTGGCTCCAATTTCGAAATGCCGTGGAGGCGGCCATCGTGCTGGTGTCCGTCCCGTTTGCGCTGGTCGGGAGCTTCTGGACCCTCTTCTTGCTCTCGTATCCCTTGTCGGCGCCCGTTTGGGTCGGGCTGCTCTCCACGGTCGGCCTGGCCATGCAAACCGGTGTGGTGATGGTGGTTTACATCGACGAAGCCTTTCACCGCCGCCTGCGCGAGGGCCGGCTGAAGACGCGCGAAGACATCGTAGAGGCCCACGCCGAGGGGACCGTGCGAAGGCTGCGGCCCAAGATCATGACCATCGCCACCATGGCCGCGAGCCTCCTGCCCCTCCTCTGGACGGAGGGGCCGGGCGCCGACGTCATGAAGCGGGTGGCGGCGCCCATGCTTGGCGGGCTCGCCACCAGCACCGCGCTCACGCTCGAAGTGCTCCCGGTCATCTACACGATCTGGCGCTACCACCAGCTTCGCCGCACGAATTATTTTAAATATTTGAATTTGGAAGCGTCCCGTGCGACCCATGTACGTGCATAA
- a CDS encoding nitroreductase: MNVMDGTDVMDGTDALMLTFTRALIEARHCKRAYLAKPVPRDMVAHVLRVAANAPSSRNGQPWRIAVVSGAARDALSRALCAELERGAPPAPDYANRPPVLDPIAERRAAVAGEGVLSAKGIARDDAAGRRAHQRDNMRFHGAPLEMILHLPKGAPPGHFLDAGFFLQNVMLALVACGLGSCPQFSVAGYADAIRKQLGLLPDRIVVCGLAVGYPDEAVPVNRFVPPRAELEEYVTWHDHAPPENTARE; this comes from the coding sequence ATGAACGTGATGGACGGGACGGACGTGATGGACGGGACGGACGCGCTCATGCTCACGTTCACGCGCGCCCTCATCGAGGCGAGGCACTGCAAGCGGGCGTACCTCGCGAAGCCGGTTCCACGCGACATGGTGGCGCACGTGCTCCGCGTGGCGGCGAACGCGCCCTCGTCGCGCAACGGCCAGCCTTGGCGAATCGCCGTGGTGAGCGGCGCGGCGCGCGATGCGCTGTCGCGGGCGCTCTGCGCGGAGCTCGAGCGAGGCGCGCCGCCCGCGCCGGATTACGCGAACCGTCCGCCGGTGCTCGATCCCATCGCCGAGCGGCGCGCGGCCGTGGCCGGCGAGGGCGTGCTCTCGGCCAAGGGCATCGCGCGCGACGATGCCGCGGGCCGCCGCGCGCACCAGCGCGACAACATGCGGTTTCACGGGGCGCCTCTGGAGATGATCCTGCATTTGCCAAAGGGCGCGCCGCCGGGGCACTTTCTCGACGCGGGGTTCTTTCTCCAAAACGTCATGCTGGCGTTGGTCGCCTGCGGGCTCGGGAGCTGCCCTCAGTTCAGCGTCGCCGGTTATGCGGACGCGATTCGAAAGCAGCTCGGCCTCTTGCCCGATCGCATCGTGGTGTGCGGGCTCGCCGTGGGCTACCCCGACGAGGCCGTCCCCGTGAACCGATTCGTGCCTCCGCGCGCGGAGCTCGAGGAGTACGTGACGTGGCATGATCACGCGCCCCCCGAGAACACGGCGCGCGAATAG
- a CDS encoding methyltransferase domain-containing protein, protein MTTTTETRPVLRTAYQKSIAAYWNAERDPVNIRLGEVDGLFHHHYGIGEVDPSVWEAPEKTRDERIITELHRLESAQADYLLDHLGDIGPSDRLLDSGSGRGGTSFMANRRFGCRVDGVTISTSQVEFANNQAGQRGVADQVQFHFRNMLDTGFDSGSMRAIWTNETTMYVDLFETFREFARLLKFGGRYVCITGCYNDLTGGRSKAVIQIDERYTCNVHARSEYFRALAANNLVPINVVDLTAATLPYWKLRAKSSVATGVEDAFLTAYREGSFHYLLIAADRI, encoded by the coding sequence ATGACAACGACCACCGAAACCCGTCCCGTTCTGCGAACCGCCTACCAGAAGTCCATCGCCGCGTATTGGAACGCCGAGCGCGATCCGGTCAACATTCGGCTCGGTGAAGTGGACGGCCTTTTCCATCACCACTACGGCATCGGCGAGGTCGATCCGTCGGTGTGGGAGGCCCCGGAGAAGACCCGCGACGAGCGGATCATCACGGAGCTGCACCGGCTCGAATCGGCGCAGGCCGATTATCTCCTCGACCACCTCGGCGACATCGGGCCGTCCGATCGCCTGCTGGACTCCGGATCGGGGCGGGGCGGCACGAGCTTCATGGCCAACCGGCGATTTGGTTGCCGGGTCGACGGGGTCACGATTTCCACCAGCCAGGTGGAGTTTGCGAACAACCAAGCCGGGCAGCGCGGGGTGGCCGACCAGGTGCAATTCCACTTTCGCAACATGCTCGACACCGGCTTCGACTCGGGCTCGATGCGCGCCATCTGGACCAACGAAACGACCATGTACGTGGACTTGTTCGAGACATTTCGCGAGTTCGCCAGGCTGCTCAAGTTCGGCGGCCGCTATGTGTGCATCACCGGCTGCTACAACGACCTTACGGGCGGGCGCTCCAAGGCCGTCATTCAAATCGACGAACGCTATACGTGCAATGTACACGCACGCAGCGAATACTTTCGGGCGCTCGCCGCCAACAACCTGGTGCCCATCAATGTGGTCGATCTCACCGCGGCGACCCTCCCCTATTGGAAGCTGAGGGCCAAATCGTCGGTGGCCACCGGGGTCGAAGACGCCTTCCTCACGGCGTACCGCGAGGGCAGCTTTCACTACCTACTCATCGCCGCCGACCGCATCTGA
- a CDS encoding type I 3-dehydroquinate dehydratase — protein MSNLSSPEHAISDPARPVFANHVEVGQCSVVTTLTSKPSRDGHELRIAGDIEVRADLVHDVDPALLRTRARATGELSYNLRSVRAGGAFEGDARERARRLLGALEHYDVIDLEADRDLTPDILARIPPHRRRISWHGTGCDMRTLTAQFERMARTPARLYLLAPDIRSAEDALVPLQLLKRLRRSDVTAFGTARAGIWSRLLAPRLGAPIVYGRLHGNDEFVPTVDQLTSDYRLPALLPLKHLFAIVGRSAGASMSPKLHNTGYRAIGFPALYVPMPVDDFGPFWSKVVDGLGELGFSLDGLTVVSPHKEAALGAGARASKVATHSGAANLLVRTRHGWRAHSTNAAGVLGALRSAGVRLAGQKAAVIGCGGAGRAAAWTLLKSGVRPDVINRGAERGHYAAQLLGLTYVPLRNFAPENYSLIVHATTLRDEAPFAVEQLSEGTVLLDMGYGAKETALVAAARARTDRRLVIIDGWAMLSADAAEQFQKMTGRRMPVRDARIVLSSNGN, from the coding sequence ATGAGCAACCTGTCCAGCCCCGAACATGCGATCTCCGATCCGGCGCGTCCGGTCTTCGCGAACCACGTCGAGGTGGGGCAGTGCTCGGTGGTGACCACCCTGACGAGCAAGCCCTCGCGCGACGGTCACGAGCTGCGCATCGCCGGCGACATCGAAGTACGCGCCGATCTCGTTCACGACGTCGATCCAGCGCTCCTGCGCACGCGGGCGCGCGCGACCGGAGAGCTCTCGTACAACCTCCGCAGCGTTCGCGCCGGCGGCGCCTTCGAAGGCGACGCGAGGGAGCGCGCGCGAAGGCTCCTCGGCGCGCTCGAGCACTACGACGTGATCGATCTGGAGGCCGACCGCGATCTCACCCCGGACATCCTGGCCCGCATCCCGCCGCACCGCCGCCGCATCTCCTGGCACGGCACCGGCTGCGATATGCGCACCTTGACCGCGCAGTTCGAGCGCATGGCCCGCACCCCCGCGCGCCTTTACCTGCTCGCCCCGGACATTCGATCGGCGGAGGATGCGCTGGTCCCGCTGCAGCTGCTCAAACGACTGCGCCGCTCCGACGTCACCGCCTTCGGAACGGCGCGCGCCGGGATCTGGAGCCGCTTGCTGGCGCCGCGCCTGGGGGCGCCCATCGTCTACGGCCGCCTCCATGGCAATGACGAGTTCGTCCCCACGGTGGACCAGCTGACATCGGATTATCGCTTGCCGGCGCTCCTACCCTTGAAGCACCTCTTTGCCATCGTCGGCCGTTCGGCCGGTGCATCGATGTCGCCCAAGCTGCACAATACAGGATATCGGGCCATCGGGTTCCCTGCCCTTTACGTGCCCATGCCGGTCGACGACTTCGGCCCGTTCTGGTCGAAGGTGGTGGACGGGCTCGGCGAGCTCGGATTTTCCTTGGACGGCCTCACCGTGGTCAGCCCGCACAAGGAGGCGGCGCTGGGCGCGGGCGCGCGGGCGAGCAAGGTGGCCACCCACTCGGGCGCCGCCAACCTCTTGGTGCGCACCCGCCACGGCTGGCGCGCGCACTCGACCAACGCCGCGGGCGTCCTCGGCGCGTTGCGCAGCGCGGGGGTTCGGCTCGCGGGCCAAAAGGCCGCCGTGATCGGCTGCGGCGGGGCGGGTCGCGCGGCGGCGTGGACGCTCCTCAAGTCCGGCGTGCGGCCCGACGTGATCAACCGCGGCGCGGAGCGCGGTCACTACGCCGCGCAGCTGCTCGGGCTCACCTACGTTCCCCTGCGGAATTTCGCGCCGGAGAACTATTCGCTCATCGTGCACGCTACCACCTTGCGCGACGAGGCGCCGTTCGCCGTCGAGCAGCTCTCGGAGGGCACCGTCCTCCTCGATATGGGCTACGGGGCCAAGGAGACCGCGCTGGTGGCGGCGGCCCGCGCGCGGACCGATCGGCGGCTGGTGATCATCGACGGCTGGGCGATGCTCTCGGCCGACGCCGCCGAGCAGTTTCAAAAGATGACCGGGCGGCGCATGCCCGTCCGCGATGCCCGGATCGTGCTCTCGAGCAATGGCAACTGA
- a CDS encoding acyl-CoA/acyl-ACP dehydrogenase, with translation MIANIHEEHARLLRRLGSLTKAFAARADGYDRTASFPKEDFDDLFAAGLHAPTAPREYGGLGLGPLQGNTYVLWRMTRLLATADLSLARCWEGHANSMVLLDAMASSGQKERWFRGVVERGETWVAWSGEPKPGKGETRRIGTHVRREGDDWIVDGTKIFATSANGANWAILLVDSAGPGGARHSESPETVFMLACDLSDPSISVDGSWWDPIGMRATVSHLVRFHQTRIPDANRIGEPGAYMREGWQTAFIPHYAASFLGAAEAAYREALQYIAQQDKSSDPYVQQRVGAMSVAVETADLWLQHVADLWDRGPRAEAQLAGSRARHVVEHLALQTVEHCIRACGARCLIRPSPVERILRDLSFYVRHDNDDHILATIGRARLGKAHDLSFYKP, from the coding sequence ATGATCGCCAACATCCACGAGGAGCACGCGCGGCTCCTCCGACGACTCGGCTCGCTCACCAAAGCGTTTGCCGCGCGCGCGGACGGTTACGACCGAACCGCCTCGTTTCCCAAGGAGGACTTCGACGATCTGTTCGCCGCCGGCTTGCACGCCCCCACCGCGCCCCGCGAGTACGGCGGCCTGGGGCTCGGGCCGCTCCAGGGAAATACGTATGTCCTATGGAGGATGACGCGGCTGCTCGCGACCGCCGATCTTTCGCTGGCCCGCTGCTGGGAGGGGCACGCCAACTCCATGGTGCTGCTGGACGCCATGGCCTCGAGCGGCCAGAAAGAGCGCTGGTTCCGCGGCGTCGTGGAGCGCGGCGAAACGTGGGTCGCCTGGAGCGGGGAGCCCAAGCCTGGCAAGGGCGAGACGCGCCGCATCGGCACACATGTTCGCCGGGAGGGCGACGACTGGATCGTCGATGGAACGAAGATCTTTGCCACCAGCGCGAACGGCGCCAACTGGGCGATCCTCTTGGTCGACAGCGCAGGCCCCGGCGGGGCGCGTCACTCCGAATCACCGGAGACGGTATTCATGCTGGCATGTGATCTGTCCGATCCCAGCATCTCCGTGGATGGCTCGTGGTGGGACCCCATCGGCATGCGCGCCACCGTGAGCCATCTCGTCCGCTTTCACCAGACGCGCATTCCCGACGCCAACCGCATCGGCGAACCTGGAGCGTATATGCGCGAGGGATGGCAAACCGCCTTCATACCGCATTATGCCGCGAGCTTCCTCGGCGCGGCCGAGGCGGCATACCGCGAAGCGTTGCAGTACATTGCGCAGCAAGACAAGAGCAGCGATCCGTATGTCCAACAGCGTGTGGGTGCCATGTCGGTCGCGGTGGAGACGGCCGATTTATGGCTACAGCACGTGGCCGATCTCTGGGACCGAGGGCCGCGCGCCGAGGCGCAGCTCGCGGGCTCCCGCGCGCGCCACGTGGTGGAGCACCTGGCGCTGCAGACGGTGGAGCACTGCATCCGCGCGTGCGGCGCGCGCTGCTTGATCCGTCCCAGCCCGGTCGAGCGCATCCTTCGCGATTTGTCCTTTTACGTCCGCCACGACAACGACGATCACATTCTCGCCACCATTGGCCGCGCGCGTCTCGGCAAAGCCCACGATCTCTCCTTCTACAAGCCATAG
- a CDS encoding amidohydrolase — MLASGCEGQTAPTGTPTETIATRPASLDPHPAGGGAACTLYHHGRIFTGDPRQPWANALGVCGEWIVFAGSDHGADDGARGSWFERVDLEGRTVVPGIHDAHTHVLGIPGKRLNDTSFVPGPGPRLDAVLALVRDGVRANPPGTLLVVMIGDAILADPTATRAALDPASPDHPVILRSWTGHGTVINTAAMRMLGIDETEPDPFGGRYLRAPGTQVITGVVQEYAEHGLNRRLFDRMRDDELLTVYRTYAERAVQLGYTSIQDIPLGLTHARTASVLRAANLPLRVRSICFPLTPNEPCETAPSDAPRGSKLTWGGLKWITDGTPLERNAFLREPYADAPDFFGIFNFSESALHTQLRRSLGHDRARDQPIFHAVGDAALDEVLDAASRFGARAWRGRRFRIEHGDLIYADHIARLRRLEAIVVQNPLHLGIPDLMHQRLGPARAEIMQPLRTLLRTGVGLAFGTDAIGAVQTPWLDLLLAITHPTNPSEALTLEQALTAYTRGAAFAEFTDDRKGTLAPGMLADFAVLSQDVFRVTPAQLPATRSVLTVIGGKVVWDAGALHR, encoded by the coding sequence GTGCTGGCTAGCGGCTGCGAAGGCCAAACCGCACCGACGGGGACCCCAACGGAGACAATCGCCACGCGCCCGGCTTCGCTCGACCCGCACCCCGCGGGCGGCGGAGCCGCGTGCACCTTGTACCACCATGGCCGGATCTTCACGGGGGATCCGCGGCAGCCGTGGGCCAACGCCCTCGGGGTGTGCGGGGAGTGGATCGTGTTCGCCGGCTCGGACCACGGCGCGGACGACGGCGCGCGCGGATCGTGGTTCGAGCGCGTGGATCTCGAGGGGCGAACGGTGGTGCCCGGGATCCATGACGCGCACACGCACGTGCTGGGCATCCCCGGCAAGCGCCTGAACGACACCAGCTTCGTACCGGGTCCCGGGCCACGCCTCGATGCCGTGCTCGCGCTGGTGCGCGATGGCGTGCGCGCCAACCCGCCGGGGACCTTGCTGGTGGTCATGATCGGGGATGCGATCCTGGCCGATCCGACCGCCACGCGCGCGGCGCTCGATCCGGCGTCGCCCGATCACCCCGTGATTCTTCGCTCGTGGACGGGGCATGGAACGGTCATCAACACGGCGGCGATGCGGATGCTGGGCATCGACGAGACGGAGCCCGATCCCTTTGGCGGCCGCTATCTGCGCGCCCCGGGGACCCAGGTGATCACGGGCGTCGTTCAGGAATATGCCGAGCATGGGTTGAATCGACGATTGTTCGACCGCATGCGCGACGACGAGCTCTTGACCGTATACCGCACCTACGCCGAGCGCGCCGTGCAGTTGGGTTACACGAGCATTCAAGACATCCCATTGGGGCTCACCCATGCCCGCACGGCGAGCGTCCTGCGCGCGGCCAATCTTCCGCTGCGCGTGCGCTCCATCTGCTTTCCACTGACCCCGAACGAGCCCTGCGAGACGGCGCCGTCCGACGCGCCCCGCGGCAGCAAGCTGACGTGGGGCGGATTGAAATGGATCACCGATGGAACACCGCTCGAGCGGAATGCCTTCTTGCGCGAGCCCTATGCCGACGCGCCGGACTTCTTCGGCATCTTCAATTTCTCGGAGAGCGCGCTGCACACCCAGCTCCGGCGCAGCCTCGGGCACGATCGCGCGCGCGACCAGCCGATCTTCCACGCCGTGGGCGACGCGGCGCTCGACGAGGTCCTCGACGCGGCGTCGCGTTTTGGCGCGCGCGCATGGCGCGGGCGGCGGTTTCGCATCGAGCACGGCGATCTCATTTATGCGGATCACATCGCGCGATTGCGTCGCTTGGAGGCCATCGTCGTTCAGAATCCCCTTCATCTCGGCATTCCGGATTTGATGCACCAGCGCCTCGGGCCGGCGCGCGCGGAGATCATGCAGCCTTTGCGCACCCTCCTTCGCACCGGGGTCGGGCTCGCGTTTGGAACGGATGCCATCGGCGCGGTGCAAACGCCGTGGCTCGATCTACTCCTCGCGATCACGCACCCCACGAACCCCTCCGAGGCCCTCACCCTGGAGCAGGCCCTGACGGCCTATACGCGCGGCGCCGCCTTCGCCGAGTTTACCGACGATCGCAAGGGGACCCTCGCCCCCGGCATGCTCGCGGACTTCGCCGTTCTCTCCCAAGACGTATTTCGCGTCACCCCCGCCCAGCTCCCGGCCACGCGCAGCGTGCTGACCGTGATTGGCGGAAAGGTCGTATGGGACGCGGGGGCGTTGCATCGTTAG